A single genomic interval of Quadrisphaera sp. RL12-1S harbors:
- a CDS encoding carbohydrate ABC transporter permease, which produces MGTTTTVERPEAPAPAPQPARRPRRRLRWTTATSYTVLTVLALVYVLPFLVQLANSFKTDAAATADPLDLLPFPPTLSAYAQLFTGQPFALAATNSVVVAVCVTAGRVFCSSLAGYALARLRFRGSSLVMGLFLAVIAVPPVVLLIPKFLVLNTLGIYNSYTALIIPLVADAAGVFIMRNFFASLPTSVEEAAKLDGAGAFRTFWSVVLPMARPAVITITILSFQASWNELSHFVVASNAPELVTLTKLVAQLASGGLGQANQYPLKLAAALLMTIPVAVLFFVFQKKIMSTAEGAVKE; this is translated from the coding sequence ATGGGGACGACGACGACCGTCGAGCGCCCGGAGGCGCCCGCACCCGCTCCGCAGCCGGCGCGGCGCCCGCGCCGGCGGTTACGGTGGACGACGGCGACCTCGTACACCGTCTTGACGGTGCTGGCGCTGGTGTACGTGCTGCCGTTCCTCGTGCAGCTGGCCAACAGCTTCAAGACGGACGCCGCGGCCACGGCCGACCCGCTCGACCTGCTGCCCTTCCCCCCGACCCTCAGCGCGTACGCGCAGCTCTTCACGGGGCAGCCGTTCGCCCTGGCGGCCACCAACAGCGTGGTGGTCGCGGTGTGCGTGACAGCGGGACGCGTGTTCTGCAGCTCGCTGGCCGGCTACGCCCTCGCGCGCCTGCGCTTCCGCGGGTCTTCGCTGGTCATGGGGCTGTTCCTCGCGGTCATCGCGGTGCCGCCCGTGGTGCTGCTGATCCCCAAGTTCCTCGTGCTCAACACGCTGGGGATCTACAACTCCTACACGGCGCTGATCATCCCGCTCGTCGCGGACGCCGCCGGCGTCTTCATCATGCGGAACTTCTTCGCCTCGCTGCCCACGAGCGTGGAGGAGGCGGCCAAGCTGGACGGCGCGGGCGCGTTCCGCACGTTCTGGTCGGTGGTGCTGCCGATGGCGCGCCCGGCGGTCATCACCATCACGATCCTCAGCTTCCAGGCGTCGTGGAACGAGCTGAGCCACTTCGTCGTGGCCTCCAACGCCCCCGAGCTCGTCACGCTGACCAAGCTCGTCGCGCAGCTCGCGTCGGGTGGGCTGGGGCAGGCCAACCAGTACCCGCTGAAGCTGGCGGCGGCCCTGCTCATGACGATCCCGGTCGCGGTGCTCTTCTTCGTGTTCCAGAAGAAGATCATGTCCACGGCCGAGGGCGCCGTGAAGGAGTAG
- a CDS encoding carbohydrate ABC transporter permease, with protein sequence MAALTTQSAATTPTPSRRRPGLARRREAGAGWLFTAPALVLVLLFIALPVVMALWVSITDWRGRGSPFEAGVPVVGLDNYTDLLAGGGLPTQDLGTALRNNFWYVLLVVPTQTVVALLLASAVNNRLLRGRGFFRTAFYFPSVTSSVAITVVFLFLFSASGAVNQVLSWLGINGPNWFADPDGVLHLLLGVVGIDSAPGLLADHGLLGISWWDWLAGPSVAMTALILLAIFTTSGTFMLLFLAALQNIAGEVSEAATMDGANAWQRFVYVTVPMLRPTLFTVLTLGLVGTWQVFDQIYTGTQGGPAKTTITPAYLSYTTSFVNGQWGQGAAIAFILFAIIVVLTLVQRAVLKER encoded by the coding sequence GTGGCCGCCCTCACCACGCAGAGCGCGGCCACCACACCGACCCCCTCGCGGCGGCGCCCCGGACTGGCGCGCCGCCGCGAGGCCGGGGCGGGGTGGCTGTTCACGGCCCCGGCGCTCGTGCTCGTGCTCCTGTTCATCGCCCTGCCCGTCGTCATGGCGCTGTGGGTGTCCATCACCGACTGGCGCGGGCGCGGCAGCCCCTTCGAGGCCGGCGTCCCCGTCGTCGGCCTGGACAACTACACGGACCTGCTCGCCGGCGGCGGCCTGCCCACGCAGGACCTCGGCACCGCGCTGCGGAACAACTTCTGGTACGTCCTGCTCGTGGTCCCCACCCAGACGGTGGTGGCGCTGCTGCTGGCCAGCGCGGTGAACAACCGGCTGCTGCGGGGCCGCGGGTTCTTCCGCACCGCGTTCTACTTCCCGTCCGTCACCAGCTCGGTGGCCATCACCGTGGTGTTCCTGTTCCTGTTCAGCGCCTCGGGCGCGGTGAACCAGGTGCTGTCGTGGCTGGGCATCAACGGGCCCAACTGGTTCGCCGACCCCGACGGCGTCCTCCACCTCCTGCTGGGGGTGGTCGGGATCGACTCCGCCCCGGGGCTCCTGGCCGACCACGGCCTGCTGGGCATCTCGTGGTGGGACTGGCTGGCCGGCCCGAGCGTCGCCATGACGGCCCTGATCCTCCTGGCGATCTTCACGACGTCGGGGACGTTCATGCTGCTGTTCCTGGCGGCGCTGCAGAACATCGCGGGCGAGGTCTCCGAGGCGGCCACCATGGACGGCGCCAACGCCTGGCAGCGGTTCGTCTACGTCACCGTGCCGATGCTCCGGCCGACCCTGTTCACCGTCCTCACCCTCGGACTGGTGGGCACGTGGCAGGTCTTCGACCAGATCTACACCGGCACGCAGGGCGGTCCGGCCAAGACCACCATCACGCCGGCCTACCTCAGCTACACGACCTCGTTCGTCAACGGCCAGTGGGGACAGGGCGCGGCGATCGCGTTCATCCTCTTCGCGATCATCGTCGTGCTGACGCTCGTGCAGCGCGCCGTGCTGAAGGAGCGGTGA
- a CDS encoding sugar ABC transporter substrate-binding protein: MSHSTPTGPSRSERSGRRARRSLASAAVLAAGVLVLSACGGSGFSDTGSQGSSGGASSGGGQLQVLIGSSGQAETTAVTDAVAAWSKESGTPARVSAASDLAQELSQGFAAKTPPDVFYVSSDLFNSYAASGALEPYGDQLSNAGDFYPVLKQAFTRDGKLYCAPKDFSTLALVINTDLWSKAGLTDADIPTTWDQLKTVSQKLTGNGVVGLSTSAEYSRLGAFMAEAGGGLVKDGKAVADSQQNVEALQYVQSLESDGSFKFAKDLGAGWGGEAFGTGKAAMTIEGNWLVGSMASDYPNVKYKVVELPAGPAGKGTLTFTNCWGVAADSKNKEAAVKLVEDLTSSDQQLSFAKSFGVMPSLQSAAQPFQQEFPAQAAFLAGASYATAVPNQEGVSDVITDLNSQLEGLGTGDPKAILQRTQTNLEAALKSSGS, translated from the coding sequence ATGTCCCACAGCACGCCCACCGGCCCCTCCCGCTCCGAGCGCTCCGGTCGGCGCGCCCGCCGGTCGCTCGCGAGCGCCGCGGTGCTCGCCGCCGGCGTCCTGGTGCTGTCCGCCTGCGGCGGCAGCGGCTTCAGCGACACCGGCTCGCAGGGCTCCTCCGGCGGCGCGAGCAGCGGCGGCGGCCAGCTGCAGGTGCTCATCGGCTCCTCCGGCCAGGCCGAGACCACCGCGGTGACCGACGCCGTGGCCGCGTGGAGCAAGGAGTCGGGCACGCCGGCGCGCGTCTCCGCGGCCTCCGACCTCGCGCAGGAGCTCAGCCAGGGCTTCGCGGCCAAGACCCCGCCGGACGTCTTCTACGTCTCCTCGGACCTGTTCAACTCCTACGCCGCCAGCGGCGCCCTGGAGCCCTACGGGGACCAGCTGAGCAACGCCGGCGACTTCTACCCGGTGCTCAAGCAGGCCTTCACCCGCGACGGGAAGCTCTACTGCGCCCCGAAGGACTTCTCCACCCTCGCGCTGGTCATCAACACCGACCTGTGGTCGAAGGCCGGCCTCACCGACGCCGACATCCCCACCACCTGGGACCAGCTGAAGACGGTGTCGCAGAAGCTCACCGGCAACGGGGTCGTCGGCCTGTCGACGTCGGCGGAGTACTCCCGGCTCGGGGCCTTCATGGCCGAGGCCGGCGGCGGCCTGGTCAAGGACGGCAAGGCCGTCGCCGACAGCCAGCAGAACGTCGAGGCGCTGCAGTACGTGCAGTCGCTGGAGTCCGACGGCTCCTTCAAGTTCGCCAAGGACCTCGGCGCCGGCTGGGGCGGGGAGGCGTTCGGCACGGGCAAGGCCGCCATGACCATCGAGGGCAACTGGCTCGTCGGGTCCATGGCCAGCGACTACCCGAACGTCAAGTACAAGGTGGTCGAGCTGCCCGCCGGCCCGGCCGGCAAGGGCACGCTGACCTTCACCAACTGCTGGGGCGTGGCCGCCGACTCCAAGAACAAGGAGGCCGCGGTCAAGCTCGTCGAGGACCTCACCTCCTCCGACCAGCAGCTGTCGTTCGCCAAGTCGTTCGGCGTCATGCCCTCGCTGCAGAGCGCGGCGCAGCCGTTCCAGCAGGAGTTCCCGGCGCAGGCGGCCTTCCTCGCGGGCGCGTCCTACGCCACCGCGGTGCCGAACCAGGAGGGCGTCTCCGACGTCATCACCGACCTGAACTCCCAGCTCGAGGGCCTGGGCACGGGTGACCCGAAGGCCATCCTGCAGCGCACCCAGACCAACCTCGAGGCCGCCCTCAAGAGCTCGGGGAGCTGA
- a CDS encoding LacI family DNA-binding transcriptional regulator, protein MTSADDRVTLVSVARAAGVSRQTVSNALHAPGRVAPETLERVLAAVGELGYRPSLAARQLRTNRSRTLGLRLEHWGGGISGSVLDRFLHALVDEAQGRGYRVVLFTADDDAGEVARYDELLSSGQIDGFVLTSTHHGDARTAWLLERGVPFATFGRPWPAPGSGQPVPTDHCWVDVDGAAGTRAATEHLIAAGHTAPAYLGWPDGSGTGEDRRRGWARALAEAGGSPAGALELQVPDSTAAAFAAVTDALTSASAPAPTALVCASDSLALGARGAATRLGRSLEVVGFDDTPVADAIGVSSVAQPLGEAATLAVDLLLAQVEAGPEGPPPPRQHLLAPRLVLRSAP, encoded by the coding sequence GTGACCAGCGCAGACGACCGCGTGACGCTCGTCAGCGTGGCGCGCGCCGCGGGGGTCTCCCGCCAGACCGTCAGCAACGCCCTCCACGCCCCCGGCAGGGTCGCGCCGGAGACGCTCGAACGCGTCCTCGCGGCGGTCGGGGAGCTCGGCTACCGCCCCTCGCTCGCGGCGCGGCAGCTGCGCACCAACCGCTCCCGCACCCTGGGCCTGCGCCTGGAGCACTGGGGCGGCGGCATCAGCGGCTCGGTGCTCGACAGGTTCCTCCACGCCCTCGTCGACGAGGCCCAGGGCCGCGGGTACCGGGTGGTGCTGTTCACCGCCGACGACGACGCCGGCGAGGTCGCCCGCTACGACGAGCTGCTCTCCAGCGGCCAGATCGACGGGTTCGTGCTCACCAGCACCCACCACGGCGACGCCCGGACCGCCTGGCTGCTCGAGCGCGGCGTGCCGTTCGCCACCTTCGGTCGGCCCTGGCCCGCGCCGGGGTCCGGGCAGCCGGTCCCCACCGACCACTGCTGGGTGGACGTCGACGGCGCCGCCGGCACCCGGGCGGCCACCGAGCACCTCATCGCCGCCGGCCACACCGCGCCGGCCTACCTCGGCTGGCCGGACGGCTCCGGCACCGGCGAGGACCGTCGCCGCGGCTGGGCGCGGGCCCTCGCCGAGGCGGGAGGCTCCCCCGCCGGCGCCCTGGAGCTGCAGGTCCCGGACTCCACCGCGGCCGCCTTCGCCGCGGTCACGGACGCCCTGACCAGCGCCTCCGCGCCGGCGCCGACCGCCCTGGTGTGCGCCAGCGACTCCCTCGCCCTGGGCGCCCGGGGAGCGGCCACCAGGCTCGGCCGCTCCCTGGAGGTGGTCGGCTTCGACGACACCCCGGTGGCCGACGCGATCGGCGTCTCCAGCGTGGCGCAGCCGCTCGGAGAGGCCGCCACCCTCGCCGTCGACCTGCTCCTGGCCCAGGTGGAGGCCGGCCCCGAGGGACCGCCTCCCCCGCGCCAGCACCTGCTCGCACCCCGCCTGGTGCTGCGCAGCGCCCCCTGA
- a CDS encoding glycogen debranching N-terminal domain-containing protein, with translation MSSGPSHLLEAKPAATAPAPAPTPSTERLLQPWLHDLVAALAPPVQLWCGPGGAVGAVGDLGTSDGTQGLWCGDVRVLSALVATVGGAAPTSVLAAPDGADGQLVVSVARHLGDDAPDPTVRLEQRRRVTPDGLAEELVLVSSARTPVSTEVTVHLAADLVAMDVVKGGRSAPAVAPRADDDGGLSWQRDGVSARVVAPGAVVVVRGALAALTWRVDLAPGQRWSAAWRVEARDEGAVVGPAPRAGWADQLAVSSGDQRLARWVARSLEDLEALRMRTTGGAAGPMGDDVFLAAGAPWYFTLFGRDSLWAARMLLPLGTDLAASTLRVLAARQGVRDDAETGEEPGKILHEVRRAASEAEQAGGTAFLPPVYYGTVDATALWVCLLHDAWRWGLPAADVEPLLGHLERALEWMARAADRGDGFLRYAGAGAGTGLANQGWKDSGDAVQWSDGRLAAGPIALCEVQGYAHEAALGAAALLDAFRRSGGDRWRAWAADLATRFRERFWVEGELGRHVAIALDATGAPVDSVTSNPGHLLGTGLLSAAESALVARRLVQPDLAEGRGLRTMSSLMAGYSPLSYHGGSVWTHDTAIAITGAARDGHAEAVSVLSTGLLEAAEAFGYRVPELHGGEARSGPGGVPAPVPYPASCRPQAWSAASAVAVLAAVLGVRPDVPGGHLAVAPVPGSPFGALQVAGLRVAGSPLRVAVDGGSVSLSGEGAEGLAVSA, from the coding sequence GTGAGCTCCGGCCCCTCCCACCTGCTCGAGGCGAAGCCCGCCGCGACCGCCCCCGCCCCCGCGCCGACCCCCTCCACCGAGCGCCTGTTGCAGCCGTGGCTGCACGACCTCGTGGCCGCGCTGGCGCCGCCGGTGCAGCTGTGGTGCGGCCCCGGCGGCGCCGTCGGCGCTGTCGGCGATCTCGGGACCTCGGACGGGACCCAGGGCCTGTGGTGCGGGGACGTGCGGGTGCTGTCCGCGCTGGTGGCGACCGTCGGCGGGGCCGCGCCGACGTCCGTGCTGGCCGCCCCGGACGGCGCGGACGGCCAGCTGGTGGTCTCCGTGGCCCGCCACCTCGGTGACGACGCCCCCGACCCCACCGTGCGCCTGGAGCAGCGCCGCCGGGTCACCCCCGACGGCCTCGCCGAGGAGCTGGTGCTGGTCAGCTCCGCCCGCACCCCCGTGAGCACCGAGGTGACGGTCCACCTCGCCGCGGACCTCGTGGCGATGGACGTGGTCAAGGGCGGGCGCTCGGCGCCCGCGGTGGCCCCCCGGGCCGACGACGACGGCGGGCTGTCCTGGCAGCGCGACGGCGTGAGCGCGCGCGTGGTCGCCCCCGGCGCCGTCGTCGTCGTCCGCGGAGCCCTGGCCGCGCTGACCTGGCGCGTGGACCTGGCGCCGGGACAGCGGTGGAGCGCCGCCTGGCGGGTCGAGGCGCGCGACGAGGGCGCCGTGGTGGGGCCCGCCCCCCGTGCCGGCTGGGCCGACCAGCTGGCCGTGAGCAGCGGCGACCAGCGCCTGGCGCGGTGGGTCGCCCGGTCCCTGGAGGACCTCGAGGCCCTGCGCATGCGGACCACCGGCGGTGCCGCCGGCCCGATGGGGGACGACGTCTTCCTGGCCGCGGGCGCCCCCTGGTACTTCACGCTCTTCGGGCGCGACTCCCTCTGGGCGGCGCGGATGCTGCTGCCGCTGGGCACCGACCTGGCCGCCTCCACGCTGCGCGTGCTCGCGGCGCGGCAGGGGGTCCGGGACGACGCCGAGACCGGCGAGGAGCCCGGGAAGATCCTCCACGAGGTGCGCCGGGCCGCCAGCGAGGCCGAGCAGGCCGGTGGCACCGCGTTCCTGCCGCCGGTCTACTACGGCACCGTCGACGCCACCGCGCTGTGGGTGTGCCTGCTGCACGACGCCTGGCGCTGGGGCCTGCCCGCCGCCGACGTCGAGCCGCTGCTGGGCCACCTGGAGCGGGCGCTGGAGTGGATGGCGCGCGCCGCGGACCGCGGCGACGGCTTCCTGCGCTACGCGGGCGCGGGGGCGGGCACCGGGCTCGCCAACCAGGGCTGGAAGGACTCCGGCGACGCCGTGCAGTGGTCCGACGGCCGCCTGGCGGCGGGACCGATAGCGCTGTGCGAGGTGCAGGGGTACGCCCACGAGGCGGCGCTCGGCGCTGCCGCGCTGCTCGACGCCTTCCGGCGCAGCGGCGGGGACCGCTGGCGCGCGTGGGCCGCCGACCTGGCCACCCGGTTCCGGGAGCGGTTCTGGGTGGAGGGGGAGCTGGGCCGCCACGTGGCCATCGCGCTGGACGCCACCGGTGCGCCGGTCGACTCCGTCACGTCCAACCCCGGGCACCTGCTGGGCACCGGCCTGCTGAGCGCCGCCGAGTCGGCGCTGGTCGCGCGCCGGCTGGTGCAGCCCGACCTGGCCGAGGGCCGTGGCCTGCGGACGATGAGCTCGCTGATGGCCGGGTACTCCCCGCTGAGCTACCACGGCGGCTCGGTGTGGACCCACGACACCGCGATCGCCATCACCGGCGCTGCCCGCGACGGGCACGCCGAGGCGGTGTCGGTGCTGTCCACGGGCCTGCTCGAGGCCGCCGAGGCGTTCGGCTACCGGGTGCCCGAGCTGCACGGCGGCGAGGCGCGCTCCGGTCCCGGCGGCGTGCCCGCGCCGGTGCCGTACCCCGCCTCGTGCCGGCCGCAGGCGTGGTCGGCGGCGTCCGCCGTGGCCGTGCTGGCGGCGGTGCTGGGCGTGCGGCCCGACGTGCCCGGCGGCCACCTGGCGGTCGCGCCCGTGCCGGGCTCGCCCTTCGGGGCGCTCCAGGTGGCGGGCCTGCGGGTGGCGGGGTCTCCGCTGCGCGTCGCTGTGGACGGCGGCTCGGTGAGCCTCTCCGGTGAGGGCGCCGAGGGACTGGCCGTCTCCGCCTGA
- the dxs gene encoding 1-deoxy-D-xylulose-5-phosphate synthase, whose product MGLLPQITSPRDLRRLSVAEVRELADEVRTFLVREVSRTGGHLGPNLGVVELTLAIHRTFDSPRDAVVFDTGHQSYVHKLLTGRQDFSGLRKRGGLAGYPSREESAHDVVENSHASTSLSWAHGIAQGFALQGQADRHVVAVIGDGALTGGMAWEALNNIAADADRRLVVVVNDNGRSYAPTIGGMAHHLATLRTTRGYERFLEWGKATLARGGAPGRMAYDTLHGMKKGLKDFVAPQGLFEDLGMKYIGPVDGHDVEALEHALGRAKAFGGPVIVHAMTRKGNGFSAAETDEADRFHAVGVIDPDTGQSLAPAGAAPTWTKVFAEEMVEVGRRRADVVGITAAMLIPVGLHRFAAEHPDRVIDVGIAEQHATTAAAGLAYTGLHPVVAVYSTFLNRAFDQVLLDVALHRAGVTFVLDRAGITGDDGPSHHGIWDMSLLAVVPGLRLAAPRDAATLREELAEALDVDDAPTVLRFSKGAAPESVPALERVGGAHGVDVLARTGSSGTGSDGEPAQRDVLVVAVGAFAPLALEVAERLAAHGISATVVDPRWVLPVHEAVVDLARGHRLVLTVEDGVRTGGVGACTTQALADAGVEVPVSVVGVPVRFWEHGSRAQVLAAAGLTAQDIARGVAERVAGLPPAEPAGERPGAPLAERS is encoded by the coding sequence GTGGGCCTGCTGCCGCAGATCACGAGTCCGCGCGACCTGCGCCGCCTGTCCGTCGCCGAGGTGCGCGAGCTGGCGGACGAGGTCCGGACCTTCCTCGTGCGCGAGGTCAGCCGCACCGGGGGGCACCTCGGGCCCAACCTCGGCGTGGTCGAGCTGACGCTGGCGATCCACCGCACGTTCGACTCCCCGCGCGACGCCGTCGTCTTCGACACCGGCCACCAGTCGTACGTCCACAAGCTGCTCACCGGCCGCCAGGACTTCTCCGGCCTGCGCAAGCGCGGCGGCCTGGCGGGCTACCCGAGCCGGGAGGAGTCCGCCCACGACGTCGTGGAGAACTCCCACGCCTCCACCTCGCTGAGCTGGGCGCACGGGATCGCGCAGGGCTTCGCCCTGCAGGGCCAGGCCGACCGGCACGTCGTCGCCGTCATCGGCGACGGCGCGCTCACCGGCGGCATGGCGTGGGAGGCGCTGAACAACATCGCCGCGGACGCCGACCGCCGCCTGGTGGTCGTCGTCAACGACAACGGCCGCTCCTACGCGCCGACCATCGGCGGCATGGCCCACCACCTCGCCACCCTGCGCACCACGCGCGGCTACGAGCGCTTCCTCGAGTGGGGCAAGGCCACCCTCGCCCGCGGCGGGGCGCCGGGCCGGATGGCCTACGACACCCTCCACGGGATGAAGAAGGGCCTCAAGGACTTCGTGGCCCCGCAGGGCCTCTTCGAGGACCTCGGCATGAAGTACATCGGCCCGGTCGACGGGCACGACGTCGAGGCGCTCGAGCACGCGCTCGGCCGGGCCAAGGCCTTCGGCGGCCCGGTGATCGTGCACGCCATGACCCGCAAGGGCAACGGCTTCTCCGCCGCGGAGACCGACGAGGCCGACAGGTTCCACGCCGTCGGCGTCATCGACCCCGACACCGGCCAGTCCCTGGCGCCCGCCGGCGCGGCACCGACCTGGACCAAGGTCTTCGCCGAGGAGATGGTCGAGGTCGGCCGCCGCCGCGCCGACGTCGTCGGCATCACCGCCGCGATGCTCATCCCGGTGGGCCTGCACCGCTTCGCCGCCGAGCACCCCGACCGCGTCATCGACGTGGGCATCGCCGAGCAGCACGCCACCACGGCCGCCGCCGGTCTGGCGTACACGGGCCTGCACCCGGTGGTGGCGGTCTACTCGACCTTCCTCAACCGCGCCTTCGACCAGGTGCTGCTCGACGTCGCCCTCCACCGCGCGGGCGTGACGTTCGTGCTGGACCGCGCCGGCATCACCGGGGACGACGGCCCCAGCCACCACGGCATCTGGGACATGAGCCTGCTCGCCGTGGTGCCGGGACTGCGCCTGGCGGCCCCGCGCGACGCCGCGACGCTGCGCGAGGAGCTCGCCGAGGCGCTCGACGTCGACGACGCCCCCACGGTGCTGCGGTTCTCCAAGGGAGCCGCCCCCGAGTCCGTCCCGGCGCTGGAGCGCGTGGGCGGCGCCCACGGCGTGGACGTGCTGGCCCGCACGGGCTCCAGCGGCACCGGCTCCGACGGGGAGCCCGCCCAGCGCGACGTGCTGGTGGTCGCGGTCGGCGCGTTCGCCCCGCTGGCCCTGGAGGTGGCGGAGCGGCTCGCCGCGCACGGCATCAGCGCGACCGTCGTCGACCCGCGCTGGGTGCTGCCCGTGCACGAGGCCGTCGTCGACCTGGCCCGCGGCCACCGCCTCGTGCTCACCGTCGAGGACGGGGTGCGCACCGGCGGCGTCGGCGCCTGCACCACGCAGGCCCTGGCCGACGCCGGCGTGGAGGTCCCGGTGAGCGTCGTCGGGGTGCCCGTGCGGTTCTGGGAGCACGGCAGCCGCGCCCAGGTGCTGGCCGCCGCGGGCCTCACCGCCCAGGACATCGCCCGCGGGGTGGCCGAGCGGGTGGCCGGGCTGCCCCCGGCCGAGCCGGCGGGCGAGCGGCCCGGCGCGCCCTTGGCCGAGCGGAGCTGA
- a CDS encoding SRPBCC family protein, producing the protein MTSRPTSAPARTHSASTVVAATPAAVYALVSDVTRTGEHSDVVVGCWWDAPPGPQGPQPGDRFTGRNQTPERTWETRCTVEEAVPGRRFSWLVGEGLVRWTYELEPVEGGTRLTERWEFLEDGIRVFGERYGERAGAEVEQRTQAAHRGMPRTLEALRTALEQQAG; encoded by the coding sequence GTGACCTCGCGCCCCACGTCCGCACCGGCCCGCACCCACTCCGCGTCCACGGTGGTCGCGGCGACCCCGGCGGCCGTGTACGCGCTGGTCAGCGACGTCACGCGGACCGGCGAGCACAGCGACGTCGTCGTCGGGTGCTGGTGGGACGCGCCGCCCGGCCCGCAGGGGCCGCAGCCGGGTGACCGCTTCACCGGCCGCAACCAGACCCCCGAGCGCACATGGGAGACCCGCTGCACCGTCGAGGAGGCGGTGCCGGGCCGGCGCTTCAGCTGGCTGGTCGGCGAGGGTCTCGTGCGGTGGACCTACGAGCTGGAGCCCGTCGAAGGCGGCACGCGGCTCACCGAGCGGTGGGAGTTCCTGGAGGACGGCATCCGCGTCTTCGGCGAGCGCTACGGCGAGCGGGCCGGCGCGGAGGTCGAGCAGCGCACGCAGGCGGCGCACCGGGGGATGCCCCGGACGCTGGAGGCGCTGCGCACGGCCCTCGAGCAGCAGGCCGGCTGA
- a CDS encoding amino acid permease, producing the protein MSLWRTKSVEASIADTEEPEHALKKGLGALDLVVFGVGVSVGAGIFVLTGQAAASSAGPAVALSFVIAAVACALAAVCYAEFASTVPVAGSAYTFSFATLGELVAWTIGWDLVLEFVVGAAAVSTSFSAYLQVVLGQVGITLPAAVSSREDGLVDLPAALLVLALTAVIATGIRLSSRLNQVLTAVKVGVVLLVVVVGASYVSTANWSPFVPPAQGAATSGGGEEGVLLTPLVQTLFGLEPSVFGVGGVVAAAALVFFAFIGFDVVATTAEETRRPQRDVPIGILGSLAVVTVLYVAVSLVITGVRPYTEIDPADGAPLATAFTAIGVGWMGSVVAVGACLGLVAVTMILIIGQTRVAFAMARDGLLPRSLARTDPRTGTPVRITVITGTVIALLAALVPLSELSLLVNIGTLFAFVLVSVGVVVLRRTRPDLQRSFRVPAVGVVAALSVVACLYLMLNLTLETWLRFLVWMAVGYVFYFAYSRRHSVLATFPARSSGSSGTSRS; encoded by the coding sequence GTGAGTCTGTGGCGCACCAAGTCCGTCGAGGCGTCGATCGCCGACACCGAGGAGCCGGAGCACGCCCTCAAGAAGGGCCTCGGGGCGCTCGACCTCGTCGTGTTCGGCGTGGGCGTGAGCGTCGGGGCCGGCATCTTCGTGCTCACCGGCCAGGCCGCTGCCTCGAGCGCCGGACCGGCCGTGGCGCTGTCGTTCGTCATCGCCGCCGTGGCCTGCGCGCTGGCGGCGGTCTGCTACGCCGAGTTCGCCAGCACCGTCCCGGTGGCCGGCAGCGCCTACACGTTCTCCTTCGCCACCCTCGGAGAGCTGGTGGCCTGGACCATCGGGTGGGACCTGGTCCTGGAGTTCGTGGTGGGCGCGGCCGCGGTCTCGACGTCGTTCTCCGCCTACCTGCAGGTGGTGCTCGGGCAGGTCGGCATCACGCTGCCCGCGGCCGTCTCCAGCCGCGAGGACGGTCTGGTCGACCTGCCCGCCGCGCTGCTCGTGCTGGCGCTCACGGCGGTCATCGCCACCGGCATCAGGCTCTCCAGCCGCCTCAACCAGGTGCTCACCGCCGTCAAGGTGGGCGTGGTGCTGCTGGTCGTCGTGGTCGGGGCCTCCTACGTCTCCACGGCCAACTGGTCGCCGTTCGTCCCGCCGGCGCAGGGCGCCGCCACCTCCGGCGGGGGTGAGGAGGGCGTGCTGCTGACGCCGCTCGTGCAGACGCTGTTCGGCCTGGAGCCGTCGGTGTTCGGGGTGGGCGGTGTGGTCGCGGCCGCAGCCCTGGTGTTCTTCGCCTTCATCGGCTTCGACGTGGTGGCCACCACCGCCGAGGAGACCCGCCGGCCCCAGCGGGACGTGCCCATCGGCATCCTCGGCTCCCTCGCCGTGGTGACCGTGCTGTACGTCGCGGTGTCGCTGGTCATCACGGGCGTGCGGCCCTACACCGAGATCGACCCCGCCGACGGCGCGCCGCTGGCGACCGCCTTCACCGCCATCGGAGTCGGCTGGATGGGCTCGGTGGTGGCGGTCGGCGCCTGCCTCGGCCTCGTCGCCGTCACGATGATCCTCATCATCGGCCAGACCCGCGTCGCCTTCGCGATGGCCCGCGACGGGCTGCTGCCGCGGTCGCTGGCCCGCACCGACCCGCGCACCGGCACCCCGGTGCGCATCACGGTCATCACGGGGACGGTCATCGCCCTGCTCGCAGCCCTCGTCCCGCTGTCCGAGCTGAGCCTGCTGGTGAACATCGGCACGCTGTTCGCCTTCGTCCTCGTCTCGGTGGGCGTGGTCGTGCTGCGCCGCACCCGCCCCGACCTGCAGCGCTCCTTCCGCGTGCCCGCGGTGGGGGTGGTGGCGGCGCTGTCGGTGGTCGCCTGCCTCTACCTCATGCTCAACCTCACGCTCGAGACGTGGCTGAGGTTCCTGGTGTGGATGGCGGTCGGCTACGTCTTCTACTTCGCCTACTCCCGTCGGCACAGCGTCCTGGCCACCTTCCCCGCCCGGTCGAGCGGGTCGAGCGGGACGAGCCGGTCATGA